The following coding sequences are from one Anabas testudineus chromosome 16, fAnaTes1.2, whole genome shotgun sequence window:
- the LOC113169431 gene encoding fucolectin-4-like: MEHSSVLLLLLLLGSTYTYENVALRGKATQSHRFMHPLAAANNAIDGNRNSDFGAGSCTHTTEQTNPWWRVDLLESYIVTSVTITNRGDSCAERINGAEVHIGESLQDNGAANPVAGVIPNIPAGRSLTLTFTSLLKGRYVTVVLPGLNRVLTLCEVEVYGYRAPTGENLALQGKATQSSLHGIGIPYNAIDGNRASNWEQASCSHTNYDFSPWWRLDLRKTHKVFSVSLTNRDVVSERLNGPEIRIGDSLDNNGNNNPRCAVISSIPAGLTQSFQCNGMDGRYVNIVIPGRAEYLTLCEVEVYGSTLD, from the exons aaaatgtgGCCTTGCGTGGAAAAGCAACCCAGTCGCACAGGTTTATGCATCCATTAGCAGCTGCCAACAATGCTATCGATGGAAACCGTAACTCTGACTTTGGAGCTGGATCCTGTACCCACACTACTGAACAGACCAACCCTTGGTGGAGAGTGGACCTGTTGGAGTCCTACATTGTCACCTCTGTTACCATCACAAACCGAGGAGACAGCTGTGCAGAAAGGATCAACGGGGCAGAGGTTCACATTGGCGAGTCTTTACAAGACAATGGTGCTGCTAACCCAGT GGCTGGTGTAATTCCTAATATCCCAGCAGGCAGGTCATTAACACTGACTTTTACCAGCCTATTGAAAGGACGTTATGTGACTGTGGTTCTGCCTGGTTTAAACAGGGTCCTTACACTCTGTGAAGTTGAAGTCTATGGATACCGTGCCCCAACTG GAGAGAATTTGGCACTACAAGGAAAAGCAACACAGTCCTCACTACATGGCATAGGCATTCCATATAATGCCATCGATGGGAATCGTGCCAGCAACTGGGAGCAGGCTTCTTGCAGTCACACCAACTATGACTTCAGCCCCTGGTGGCGACTGGACCTGCGCAAAACCCACAAAGTATTTTCTGTTAGCTTAACCAACAGAGATGTTGTCTCAGAACGACTGAACGGACCCGAGATCCGTATTGGAGATTCTCTTGATAACAATGGCAACAACAATCCCAG GTGTGCTGTGATCTCAAGCATTCCTGCAGGCCTTACTCAGAGCTTCCAGTGTAATGGGATGGATGGTCGCTATGTTAACATCGTCATTCCTGGAAGGGCAGAATACCTGACCCTGTGTGAGGTGGAGGTGTATGGCTCCACACTGGATTAA